TCTGACCGTCCATTAGGCTCTTCCCGCGGTTACACCACTATAGGCTCTATAATTGAGTATGTATTTGTTCCGCAGCACGCACAAAAAGTCGCCTATTGGCAAGCATATGAACCCTATCTTGAATGGACAGTGACTTTAATTGTCGGGATAGTGTTCGGCAGTTTTTTGTCATCCCTGCTGTCGGGTCAGTTTAAACTCTCGCTGGTACCGCAGATGTGGAAAAGCACAATTGGGCCATCGGTTTCAAAAAGATTGTTTTGGGCCTTTATAGGCGGCATACTGGTAGGTTTCGGCTCAAGGCTCGGCATGGGATGCACTCTTGGAATGTTGATAGCAGGCGTTATTCAACTGACACCGGCAGGTTTTATTTTTATGATGTCTCTGTGGATGGGAGGTCTTGCCACTACGGCTGCTTTCTACAGGCTTAAAACATTTACCTTTAGGAGGGGATAACACCAAATGGAACAGATTCTATTAAGACTTAAAGATACTTTTGACCCCTCCACAATTGCCTCTGTCTCAGGCCCTACATCTCTGTACGGCGGGTTTATACTTGGCTCTTTACTTGGAATTATTTTGCAAAAGGGCAGGTTATGCAAGTATGACGTTGTGTCGGGAATGTTCAGGCTTCAGGATTTTACATTTTGGAGAATTGGCACTCCCCTGCTTATGATTGGCATGATTGCTGTTTTTTTGTTTAAGGACCTGGGCATTATAGAATTACATGTGCCTGCAACAGTGGTTCTTGCTCAACTTTTTGGAGGCATAATCTTTGGTGCCGGGCTTGCAATAGCCGGGTACTGTCCCGCCATTGCAGCAGGGTCCCTGGGTGAGGGGCATTTGGATGCATTTGCAACAATGCTTGGCATAGTGGTTGGTTCAATAATTTATGCAGAGATTTTTGACGGCTCGAAACTTGACCACATAGTCGGCTTCATTAACCTTGGCAAAGTGACATTCCCTGATATTTTTCTTGTGTTTAACCACTGGTTTTTTGTTTTGGGGTTTGCCTTTATGTGCATTGCGTTTCTGGTGGGAATCAGTATGTACGATGAGTTTCTAAGGGCGTCTTTTATGATTGTGGATAAGGTCTCAGGGAAGTTGAAAAAGTAACAATATGGAAGCGTTGTATGAAAATAAGGATACTATGGGGGGAGCATTCTTCCCTGTAGAATGTCTTTTTTAAGAACTATTATTAATAAATTGTTCTTTTTATAATCTATTTGTTATATAATAGGTAATATAGCAGGAGATAGGCACAGCGCCTGCCCTGCTGGTGTTAGCAGATGGAGAAGTTAGACCGACAATTAGATTTTTATGGGAGCTTGATTCTGGTGGTGGCAGGTGTATGCCGGGTAACCGGAAACCGAGGCCATACCATAGAGCGCCCACTTGCAAACAAGGGATCTAATTTTTCCTCTCTCACCGCAAGGGCGGGTTTTAAAATACTAAATATGGCAGATCTAAAGGAAATAACCGGACCAAAAATGAGGAAAATAAACATAAACGCCGGAGCGGAAAACGGCATGTTTTTATTTTGTTATTTTGTAAACAAACTAATTACACCATACATAAAACAAACAATTAGTTGTTATGAGATAAATTCCTCAGAAAGTCCATAGTTCCGGTTATACAGATGGTCTCCTGTTAGCTTAAGTAAAGGGACGGGAGTTGTTGGAACTATTTAAAATACAGGGCGGAAATGTGCCGCCGATATGCGCAACAGAGGGCTGTAGTTGTATGCCTCAGAGAGCCGGGCAGCGCTATGTACAGTCTTTTAAGCAGCCTTTATCGGTCTGCACTCCCATAGGCATTCAGAGTTCAGGGTTCAGCATGGATATCCAGCCTTGCCAATATCCTGCTTATCACAATAATCAGAAGCTTTTGACTCAACAAAGATATACAAAACTAAGTGAGCTATCCACAACCTGGTACAACAGTGGGTTAAAAAAAAGATCAGCAGACAGGAGGCGTAAGGACACATGACCAATGTAGTTTATATAATAATAGCCATAGCGGCAGGGTCGGTAGTGGGAGCACTGCTCTCGCTTTTATTTAAAAGAGCTTTAAACAAAAAACACAAGGAACTTGATCAAAGAAGGCAAGAGATAGTCAAAGAAGCGGAAAGAGACATTGAAAGGCTTAGAAAAGAAGCACTCATCGAGGCCAAGGACATTAAGTACCAGACAAAGTCAGAGGCGGAGCGTGAAATAAAAGAAAAGAAATTTGAAATGAACCAAATGGAAAAGCGTCTCAGACATAAGGAAGAAAGTCTCGATAAAAAACTCGACCAGTTTGAAAAACGTGAAGGTGAGCTGTTAAAACGTGAGAAAGAGTTCACGAAAAAAGAGCAAACAATAGCAGACAAGGAAAAACACTATGACAAACTGATTCAGTTGGAGACAGAGAAGCTGGAGAAGCTCTCCGGCATAACCTCAGAGGAAGCGAAACAGCAATTGCTAAAAAAAGTCGAGGAAGAGTTGCGTTTTGATGAGGCTAAACTTATAAAGCAGATAGAACAGGAGACTAAAGAAGATGTGGAAAAACGCTCCCGTAACATCATAGGTCTTGCTATTCAGAGATATGCCTCCGATTATGTAAGTGATGCCACGGTAACGGCAGTGACACTACCCAATGAGGAAATGAAAGGACGTATAATCGGCAGAGAGGGCAGAAACATCCGGGCGCTTGAGGCTGCCACAGGGGTGGATTTCATAGTTGACGACACGCCGGAGGCTGTAACCCTTTCAGGCTTTGACCCTGTGCGGCGTGAGATAGCAAGAATTTCTCTGGAACGCTTAATAACAGACGGCAGAATTCACCCTGCAAGAATAGAGGAAATTGTTGAGAAGGTCAAAAAGGAAGTAAACAATGCTATGAGGGAAGAGGGAGAGAAGGCAGTCTTTGACCTGGGGCTGACAGGGGTTCATCCTGAGTTTATAAAGCTTCTGGGGCGGCTTAAGTACAGAACCTCCTACGGGCAAAACGTGCTTCAGCACTCAAGAGAGGTTGCCTACTTTGCCGGTATGATGGCAGGGGAGCTAAAGGCTGATGTAAAGCTCGCCAAAAGGTCAGGGCTGCTTCATGATATAGGAAAGGCGGTGGATCAGGAAATTGAGGGCGCCCACCATGAGATAGGGGCGGCTATTGCTAAAAAGTACGGTGAGGACGAGCGGGTAATAAATGCGATGCTTGTCCATCACGGAGACGGTGACCCGATATGTGTGGAATCGGCACTTGTAACGGCAGCGGACGCCCTTTCTGCGGCACGTCCCGGAGTGCGGCGTGAGAGCATAGAAAACTACATAAAGCGTCTTGAAAAGCTCGAGGAAATTGCCATGTCCTATGCCGGTGTTGAAAAATGCTATGCTATACAGGCAGGCAGGGAAGTACGTATAATAGTCAAACCTGATGAAACCTCAGATGATATGTCTTATTTGATATCAAGGGAAATAGCCAAGAAAATTGAATCGGAGATGACCTATCCCGGACAGATAAAGATAACCGTAATAAGAGAGTCGCGTTTTGTAGAGTACGCACGTTAAGACATACAGCAAAGTGAAAATACTTTTTATAGGGGACGTAATAGGCCGTCCGGGCAGGATGCTTCTAAAGAGCATCCTGCCCGGTATGGTGGATAATCTGAGGGTGGATTTAGTAATTGCAAATGGTGAAAACGCTGCCGGAGGTTTTGGCATAACAGAAAAAACAGCCTCAGAGCTTTTCTCTTTCGGCATACACATAATAACCACAGGTAACCACGTGTGGGACAAAAAGGAGGCGGTGCACTACCTAGGTAATGAAGACAGGATACTGCGGCCGTTGAACTTCCCGCCGGATGTTCCAGGGTTTGGAAGCATTGTATATAGCTTTAAAAACGGCTTGAAGGCTGCTGTTATAAATCTGGTTGGACGGGTCTTTATGAATCAGGTGGATTGCCCCTTCAGAAGTGTAATACCGGAGATTGAAAAACTAAAAAAAGAAACCAGTGTAATAATAGTGGATATGCATGCGGAGGCGACCTCTGAAAAACAGGCAATAGGCTATTATCTTGATGGCAAAGTAAGTGCTGTTGTCGGAACCCATACGCATGTTCAAACCTCAGACGAGAAGATCCTCCCCCATGGCACTGCATACATTACAGACGTTGGCATGGTGGGGCCTGCTATTTCAGTGATAGGAGTACGTGTTGACCAAATAGTAGAAAAATTTCTTAATCAGATACCCCAAAAGTACGAGGTTGCAAAGGGCAGCTGCTTTTTCTGTGCGGTGCTGCTGGATATAGATAATCAGACAGGCAGGGCTGTCAGCATAAAGAGACTATTGGTAAATGAGTAACGGATGCCAAAATAAATTAACAACCTGATTCAGAGGAGGGAAAATGGAAGCAAAACTTACTTATGTCAGTGGGATGAGATTTGTTGGGGAAGCCTCAAGCGGCCACGCAATAGTGATAGACGGCGACCACGAACATGGCGGGGACGACACCGGACTCAGGCCGTCTGAGCTGTTGCTGATAGCCCTTGGCGGCTGTTCAGCCATGGATGTAATTTCAATTATGAAAAAGAAACAGCAGAAAATCACCGGTTTTGAAATAAACGTAAACGGCAATAAAGTGCAGAGCCATCCAAAGAAATTCGACAAAATAGTTGTGGAGTATGTTTTTAAGGGCAAAAATCTGTCCGCTGAGGCCGCTCAGAGAGCGGTTGAGCTCTCAATGACCAAGTACTGTTCCGTAAAGGCAACGTTGGAGGGTGGCGTACCTATAGAGTACACTTACAAAATTATTGAAGAGTAGTATGCGTACGGCTCTACAGCATATTGCAACACTTTGGAAGATAGGATTTGTTCCCATAGCGCCGGGGACATTTGGAACTTTCGCAGCTTTTTTGTTTGTAATTATCTTCAGGCCGGGTAATCGCCTCTTGTTAGTTATAACGATAGTGTTGCTTGTTGTGGGAACTGTGGCTGCACACTCGGCTGAGAAGACACTGGGCAAAAAGGACTCAGGTCATATTATAATAGACGAGGTGGTCGGATATTTTGTATCGGTGTTGTATGTGGACGGCACGATGGTAGTTTATATGCTTGCGTTTTTTTTGTTTCGGGTTTTCGATATTTTTAAACCGCCACCTGTAAACTATGTGGAGAAGACTTTAAGCGGCGGCCTTGGCGTGATGATGGATGACGTGGCGGCAGGGCTCTATGTTAATGTTGCGCTTCAGATAGCAACGAGTATAAGATTTTGATACCGGGTTGCCTTCTATCGTCTAACTTTGCCGGCTTTGTCACAAGCTCCGGTGCGTCTCGTTATACTCCTCAATGCGGCTTGCTATGAAAGTACGGGCATTTATAGCGATTAATATTGATGAGACGGTGCGTGAAAACATCTCATCCACCATATCGGCCTTAACTATTGGGGGCGTTAAGTGGGTAAGCGCAAAAAATCTCCATTTAACACTAAAATTCATGGGAAACATATCTGAGGATGAGGTTGGCAAAATTACAGAGATACTCAGCAGGATAGTGCCGGAGCATGGGTGTTTTGAAATCGGGCTAAAGGGAATTGGAGCATTTCCTAATGAGAGGCGGCCAAAGGTTATTTGGGCTGGAATAACTGACCCAGGGGCAGTTTTAAATAAGCTACAGGACAGGATTGAGGACACTTTGACAGATGCCGGCTTTGGGAGAGAAGAAAGAAAATTTTCACCACACATGACAATCGGGAGAGTGAGAACACCGGATGGTTTAACCGGTTTCTCTCTGAAAATACAGCATCTTAAAGATAAAAATTTCGGGAATATGGTTGTAAACACCGTACATCTTATGAAAAGCGAGTTGTTGCCGGCTGGGCCTGTGTATTCAGCTTTGAAATCATATAAACTCAAAACATAGGATACGCTATGGATGAACTTTCGTTATTTGATGCTCCGTATATGAGTAAAAACCGCATTATTGCGTTAATAGAGAATCTTGATTTTATAAAAGCCAAAAACGAAACAGGCATATTTAGAAAGGCCTACCCTTCCATGGATATTGAGACGGAGAGCATTATATGTGATTTTTTTGTTAAGCACGAGAGTTTGCCGGAACCTGAAAAGTTATATTCAACGTGGCGTGATTTTGAACGCTTAATATACAATTTGGAATTAAAGATTGTTTATTTGCCGGCCATAAAGAAGAATTATTTTAAACGGTTATGTCTTGAATTAGATAAACAGCCTGATGGAATTTTATCTATAAATGACGAGCCTGTTGGCTTGTTTTATCTCTATGCTGAAAGAATAAAAACAGCAAAACAGAAACTTGAAAAAGCAATTGTACAACAGTCACCCAACCTTTCACAATTGTACGGCTATCTCGGCTACATCCATTTTTTGAATAAGGATTTGCCGGCCTCGAGGATTTGCCTGAGGGAGGCATTTGAAATCGGCCCCTACGGAATTGATTTATATTTCTTAAAAGATAAGGAAATCATGGAATTAATAAACGGTTTAAATGCAGAGTATGTAACGCTTCACTGGATAGTTAGCTACGGCTGCATCCAGAGAGTCTTTCCACCTAAGACGATAAAATTGCTGGAAGACTTACGGGTATATGTTAATGAGTTTTTAGAATTAGAAAAAGAGTATCAGAAAGACAACAACGATGTGATAAGAGCGCGGTTATTTTATAAATGCCTGATACTTTCGGACAATAACAAACGCCTGCAGCACGTCGGTGCAGTGGAACTGACAAAACTCAGAAAGTACATGAAAGATATAAATCCCGGCTTGTTTAAACAATATCTCGCTTATGTGGAGGAGAATCAGGGATCAGTTAATTCCAATTCTAATTCATTTGTCTAATAGCATGTCCGCCGCCGGCCAACAAAGTTAGACGATTGAATGCAACTTGGTATTAAGAGGTTTCGCCGGAGTATTCTGTTAACTTCAGTTGGTCAACTGGCTAGTTCGCT
Above is a window of Nitrospirae bacterium YQR-1 DNA encoding:
- a CDS encoding YeeE/YedE family protein codes for the protein MFFMRRKEWMPIGTGILFALLEVLSFYMSDRPLGSSRGYTTIGSIIEYVFVPQHAQKVAYWQAYEPYLEWTVTLIVGIVFGSFLSSLLSGQFKLSLVPQMWKSTIGPSVSKRLFWAFIGGILVGFGSRLGMGCTLGMLIAGVIQLTPAGFIFMMSLWMGGLATTAAFYRLKTFTFRRG
- a CDS encoding OsmC family protein, producing the protein MEAKLTYVSGMRFVGEASSGHAIVIDGDHEHGGDDTGLRPSELLLIALGGCSAMDVISIMKKKQQKITGFEINVNGNKVQSHPKKFDKIVVEYVFKGKNLSAEAAQRAVELSMTKYCSVKATLEGGVPIEYTYKIIEE
- a CDS encoding TIGR00282 family metallophosphoesterase → MKILFIGDVIGRPGRMLLKSILPGMVDNLRVDLVIANGENAAGGFGITEKTASELFSFGIHIITTGNHVWDKKEAVHYLGNEDRILRPLNFPPDVPGFGSIVYSFKNGLKAAVINLVGRVFMNQVDCPFRSVIPEIEKLKKETSVIIVDMHAEATSEKQAIGYYLDGKVSAVVGTHTHVQTSDEKILPHGTAYITDVGMVGPAISVIGVRVDQIVEKFLNQIPQKYEVAKGSCFFCAVLLDIDNQTGRAVSIKRLLVNE
- a CDS encoding phosphatidylglycerophosphatase A — translated: MRTALQHIATLWKIGFVPIAPGTFGTFAAFLFVIIFRPGNRLLLVITIVLLVVGTVAAHSAEKTLGKKDSGHIIIDEVVGYFVSVLYVDGTMVVYMLAFFLFRVFDIFKPPPVNYVEKTLSGGLGVMMDDVAAGLYVNVALQIATSIRF
- the rny gene encoding ribonuclease Y, producing the protein MTNVVYIIIAIAAGSVVGALLSLLFKRALNKKHKELDQRRQEIVKEAERDIERLRKEALIEAKDIKYQTKSEAEREIKEKKFEMNQMEKRLRHKEESLDKKLDQFEKREGELLKREKEFTKKEQTIADKEKHYDKLIQLETEKLEKLSGITSEEAKQQLLKKVEEELRFDEAKLIKQIEQETKEDVEKRSRNIIGLAIQRYASDYVSDATVTAVTLPNEEMKGRIIGREGRNIRALEAATGVDFIVDDTPEAVTLSGFDPVRREIARISLERLITDGRIHPARIEEIVEKVKKEVNNAMREEGEKAVFDLGLTGVHPEFIKLLGRLKYRTSYGQNVLQHSREVAYFAGMMAGELKADVKLAKRSGLLHDIGKAVDQEIEGAHHEIGAAIAKKYGEDERVINAMLVHHGDGDPICVESALVTAADALSAARPGVRRESIENYIKRLEKLEEIAMSYAGVEKCYAIQAGREVRIIVKPDETSDDMSYLISREIAKKIESEMTYPGQIKITVIRESRFVEYAR
- the thpR gene encoding RNA 2',3'-cyclic phosphodiesterase; the encoded protein is MKVRAFIAINIDETVRENISSTISALTIGGVKWVSAKNLHLTLKFMGNISEDEVGKITEILSRIVPEHGCFEIGLKGIGAFPNERRPKVIWAGITDPGAVLNKLQDRIEDTLTDAGFGREERKFSPHMTIGRVRTPDGLTGFSLKIQHLKDKNFGNMVVNTVHLMKSELLPAGPVYSALKSYKLKT
- a CDS encoding YeeE/YedE family protein, giving the protein MEQILLRLKDTFDPSTIASVSGPTSLYGGFILGSLLGIILQKGRLCKYDVVSGMFRLQDFTFWRIGTPLLMIGMIAVFLFKDLGIIELHVPATVVLAQLFGGIIFGAGLAIAGYCPAIAAGSLGEGHLDAFATMLGIVVGSIIYAEIFDGSKLDHIVGFINLGKVTFPDIFLVFNHWFFVLGFAFMCIAFLVGISMYDEFLRASFMIVDKVSGKLKK